In the Sinorhizobium arboris LMG 14919 genome, one interval contains:
- a CDS encoding DUF982 domain-containing protein produces MQVLWSHPIELGMTGGDVRMVKGPSDALACLADHWPYRGPYYVAARSACRAAIDGRRTCEEARRLFLSAAEEARLKAH; encoded by the coding sequence ATGCAGGTCTTGTGGAGCCATCCCATCGAGCTTGGAATGACCGGGGGCGACGTGCGCATGGTCAAGGGACCATCCGACGCGCTCGCGTGCCTCGCGGACCATTGGCCGTACCGCGGCCCCTACTATGTCGCCGCACGCAGCGCATGCCGCGCCGCGATCGACGGGCGCCGCACCTGCGAGGAAGCGCGCAGGCTCTTTCTTTCCGCTGCCGAGGAGGCGCGCCTTAAGGCGCATTAA